The following DNA comes from Pedosphaera parvula Ellin514.
ACTGGAAATCACCGCCGTGAACGTGGAGTATTTAAACCGCGGCCAGTTGCGGGTGCACCGGCTCAACCGGGGCTTTGCCTGGCTGGATGCCGGCACCAGCAGCAGCCTCCATGAAGCCTCGGCCTACGTCCAGACCATTGAGAAGCGCCAGGGCATCAAGATCGGCTGCCCGGAGGAGGCCGCCTTCCACAGCGGCTTTCTTTCCCTCCATGAGCTCGAATCCCTCACGGCCAAGATCCCCAAGTGCGAATACCGCGATTACCTCGGCGCCCTGGTGGCGGAAACCAAACGCTTGAAACCCTAGTTGCCTCCCATGATTCTTTTACTCGGCGCCACCGGCTACATCGGCCAGGCCTTTGCCACGGAACTCCAAAGGCGCCACCAGCCTTTCACCGCGCTCTCACGCAAGGAACTGGATTACACCAAATTCGAGCTCTTCCTCAAGCACCTCCAGCGCACCAAACCGGAGTTTGTCGTCAATGCGGCGGGTTATACCGGCAAACCCAATGTGGATGCCTGCGAGAATGCCAAAGCCGACACCCTCCAGGGCAATACCCTCCTGCCCCAAACCATTGCCCAGGCCTGTGCCGCGGCCCAGGTCCCCTGGGGCCACGTCTCCTCGGGTTGCATCTACTCCGGGGCCAAGATCAGGGTGGGCACTGAACTGCGCGTGGAAAGGGACCTTACCCGTCCGGATTTGAAAACTCTGGTGGCCTCCAATCCCCAGGCCATCCTGGGCTTCACGGAAAATGACGAGCCCAATTTCTCCTTCCGCCAGCCGCCCTGCAGCTTCTACAGCGGCACCAAGGCGCTGGCGGAGGAGGCCATCCAGGACCTGGGCCAGAGCTATATCTGGCGCCTGCGCATTCCCTTTGATGAATGCGACAACGCCCGCAACTACCTGACCAAGGTCCAGCGCTATCCCAAGGTTTATGACAACGTCAACTCCATTTCCCAGCGCGCCGATTTTGTGAGCGCCTGCCTGGACTTGTGGCAGCTCCGGGCCCCCTTTGGCATTTACAATGTCACCAACCCGGGCTTTTTCACCACCCGCCAGGTGGTGAGCGCCATTGAGCGCATCCTCAAACCCAGCCGTCGTTTTGAATTCTGGGAAAGCGACGAGGAGTTTTACCAGGTCGCAGCCAAGACTCCCCGCTCCAACTGCGTCATGGACACCTCAAAGTTGCTGGCCACGGGCGTCAAGATCCGCAGCGCCCAGGAGGCGCTCGAATACTCCCTGCGCCATTGGAAACCCGAATAAGTTTTAGCTCTCTTTCATGAATTTACTCATTACCGGCGGCGCGGGCTTCATCGGCGCCAACCTCATCCAGCTCATCATTGATAATCCCGGGATTACGCGGCTCGTCAATCTCGATGCCCTGACCTATGCCGGGCACCTGGCCAACCTGGAGCAGGTCTCCCGGCATCCCAATTACGTCTTTGAAAAAGCCGATCTCCGCGACAAATCGGCCGTCCTGGAGGTGGTGCAAAAACATGCCATCACCCACGTGATGCACCTGGCGGCCGAATCCCACGTGGACCGCTCCATCACCGGGCCGGGCGATTTCATCCAGACCAACATCGTTGGCACCTTCAACCTGCTGGAAGCCTGCCGCGGTTTTTGGGGCACTGATCTGAAGGATAAACGTTTTCACCACATTTCCACCGATGAAGTCTATGGCAGCCTGGGGGCCACGGGTTATTTCCTGGAGACAACTCCTTACGCGCCCAACTCCCCCTACTCGGCCAGCAAGGCCTCCAGTGACCTGCTCGTGCGCGCCTACCACCACACCTATGGCCTGCCCACGGTGATCACCAATTGCTCCAACAACTACGGCCCCTTCCAGTTCCCGGAGAAGCTCATCCCCGTGGTCATTCAAAGCGTCCTGGCCCGCCAACCCATTCCCGTCTATGGTGATGGCCTGAATGTGCGCGACTGGCTTTACGTGCGCGACCACGCCCAGGCCCTCTGGCAGGTACTCACCCGGGGAAAGGAGGGCGAGACCTACAACGTCGGCGGCCACAACGAGTGGGCCAATATCCACATCGTCCAGCTCATCTGCGACCTGATTGATGAACTGGCCCCGCAGGTGGGCGGCAACTCCCGCCAGTTGATTACCTACGTCAAGGACCGGCCCGGCCATGACCGGCGCTACGCCATTGACGCCACCCGGATCAAAAACGAACTCGGCTGGGTCCCCGCCCACACCTTCGAACAGGGCATTCGCGAAACCGTCCAGTGGTATCTCGACAATCAACCCTGGGTTGCCGAGGTGAAAAAAAAGGCATAGCAGAGGGTTTGTAATATCCAGGCACGGGTAGCAATACTCGTAAATTCACCGGATTTCCTCTGCGCTGCATCGTGTGCGAGGGAGCACTCTCTTTACAGCACTTTACAGCGTTCGAGAAAGGCGGTTGGCAAAGAGCCCTGGTTCATCTCCATAGGACTACTGCGCAAGATTGTAGCCGAGATTAAAGTCCACGGATTGCAAAATTGTTCTCCACGTGCGATTTAGTATGCGCCTTTCAGATACAGTGTGCTACAAATAGAACCACCGGCACGCTGAGGTCATTAATCAGAAAACGTAATGCTCTTAATCTATATGAGTCTATCGCTTGTACTGCCCGGATCAGACAAACGTTCATGCAAATTCCAAACCAATGTTCGCGCAACGCGAAAAACAACCTCAGGAACTGCCACGGCGTTTGGCGTGGTTTGCATGCT
Coding sequences within:
- a CDS encoding sugar phosphate nucleotidyltransferase, which gives rise to LEITAVNVEYLNRGQLRVHRLNRGFAWLDAGTSSSLHEASAYVQTIEKRQGIKIGCPEEAAFHSGFLSLHELESLTAKIPKCEYRDYLGALVAETKRLKP
- a CDS encoding SDR family oxidoreductase, with the translated sequence MILLLGATGYIGQAFATELQRRHQPFTALSRKELDYTKFELFLKHLQRTKPEFVVNAAGYTGKPNVDACENAKADTLQGNTLLPQTIAQACAAAQVPWGHVSSGCIYSGAKIRVGTELRVERDLTRPDLKTLVASNPQAILGFTENDEPNFSFRQPPCSFYSGTKALAEEAIQDLGQSYIWRLRIPFDECDNARNYLTKVQRYPKVYDNVNSISQRADFVSACLDLWQLRAPFGIYNVTNPGFFTTRQVVSAIERILKPSRRFEFWESDEEFYQVAAKTPRSNCVMDTSKLLATGVKIRSAQEALEYSLRHWKPE
- the rfbB gene encoding dTDP-glucose 4,6-dehydratase codes for the protein MNLLITGGAGFIGANLIQLIIDNPGITRLVNLDALTYAGHLANLEQVSRHPNYVFEKADLRDKSAVLEVVQKHAITHVMHLAAESHVDRSITGPGDFIQTNIVGTFNLLEACRGFWGTDLKDKRFHHISTDEVYGSLGATGYFLETTPYAPNSPYSASKASSDLLVRAYHHTYGLPTVITNCSNNYGPFQFPEKLIPVVIQSVLARQPIPVYGDGLNVRDWLYVRDHAQALWQVLTRGKEGETYNVGGHNEWANIHIVQLICDLIDELAPQVGGNSRQLITYVKDRPGHDRRYAIDATRIKNELGWVPAHTFEQGIRETVQWYLDNQPWVAEVKKKA